The following coding sequences lie in one Mesorhizobium sp. NZP2298 genomic window:
- a CDS encoding GNAT family N-acetyltransferase — MNHSDAMESAGAKAAGSNFKRALSHFAAPAVISAARIVTPLTTRGVQIAWFDVWNSTLDQALDALPAIPGCDRDLYRELTQPTSARKRHALATENGQPTAIISLRRRRLYWEPVAYQALPGVIAPASSAASLGRALHALGVEVRIEAGLDKSVVDLNPRSYWSPDNYRVDLEGDYEARWSRNHRKNVRKACQRCDEFMRLRVNDVGDLEWCCAQWGRVWESNDAEETVAVEDRLRFWRAFMKRQTADSPIQFQTLALLDGDRRTAGTVLMCREGIVLGQCIVRDPEYDGFWVGVRIMEASIEWAASAGYRQFDLGSGQDYKQSWGEPVAGRYGAIFRPFAVSALYRFGLL, encoded by the coding sequence ATGAACCACTCTGACGCCATGGAGTCCGCCGGCGCGAAAGCCGCCGGTTCGAATTTCAAGCGTGCGTTAAGCCATTTCGCCGCGCCCGCCGTGATCTCGGCTGCCCGCATCGTGACCCCCTTGACCACGCGGGGCGTTCAAATCGCCTGGTTTGACGTCTGGAACTCGACCCTCGACCAGGCCCTGGACGCCCTGCCGGCCATTCCCGGCTGCGACCGCGACCTTTATCGTGAGCTCACCCAGCCGACGAGCGCCCGGAAGCGCCACGCTCTTGCGACGGAGAACGGCCAGCCGACCGCGATCATCTCCTTGCGTCGCCGCCGCCTATACTGGGAGCCCGTCGCCTATCAGGCGCTTCCCGGTGTGATCGCGCCCGCGTCCTCTGCCGCCTCCCTTGGTCGGGCGCTGCACGCCTTGGGCGTCGAGGTGCGGATCGAGGCGGGGCTCGACAAGAGCGTCGTGGATCTCAATCCGCGATCCTACTGGTCCCCGGACAACTACCGCGTCGACCTGGAGGGCGACTATGAGGCACGGTGGAGCCGCAATCACCGCAAGAATGTGCGCAAGGCCTGCCAACGTTGCGACGAGTTCATGCGGCTTCGCGTCAACGATGTGGGCGACCTGGAATGGTGCTGCGCCCAGTGGGGCCGCGTGTGGGAAAGCAACGACGCCGAGGAGACCGTGGCTGTCGAGGACCGCCTGCGGTTCTGGCGCGCCTTCATGAAACGGCAGACCGCCGACAGTCCAATCCAGTTCCAAACCTTGGCCCTGCTCGACGGCGATAGGCGCACGGCCGGCACCGTCCTGATGTGTAGGGAAGGCATCGTGCTCGGCCAATGCATCGTCCGCGACCCCGAATATGATGGCTTTTGGGTCGGTGTCCGCATAATGGAGGCGTCGATCGAATGGGCGGCAAGCGCTGGGTATCGCCAGTTCGATCTCGGCTCCGGGCAAGATTATAAACAGAGTTGGGGTGAGCCCGTGGCCGGGCGTTATGGTGCGATCTTTCGCCCATTTGCGGTCAGCGCGCTCTATCGGTTCGGACTTCTGTGA
- a CDS encoding lipopolysaccharide biosynthesis protein, which translates to MASVRRAVVAVYFEKYATLILNLATLYVSSRFLTPNEIGAAFLGASLVALAEGMRDFGVTNYIVNAEKLSKEEIRTSFTMMLVVAIILTTAFVVTAGLYADFAHEPRLENFVRTVAFGYLFSSIGSPIVALLRRDLKFWNIAAINLGSALVGNITTTGLVMMGFGYMSFAWGSLSYPLSTFVFAVLMRPDLSIFRIEFTKWREILAFGGFNTATGLLTTLGEVIPTFMLGRASGSTDVGLYSRAQQVTQMPSRLVISAISAVALPGFAAYARTGRPLKAPYLKAAASLTAFHWPGLAMVILLAYPLVHILLGPQWDTSIPLVQVMAAATMLCFPVPLMFPALVAAGGIRDTAKAWIISLPITSLIMILAAQHGPFVLALSIFATTPIQVGVGLWFLMRRLKLSVGEYLRALVPSAVATLATALGPLVVIGLNGLDMDLSVLQAVLGGGLGAVLWFLAMGWTRHPFAAELAYLLGRVQALAPACLRAPFALIRRFLGEDTEQGRAPAPADADSKTNTPLRRGGVQSVWSVVKGRSTASSNDRLDGRQALTAGGIGDEPL; encoded by the coding sequence GTCGCGCTCGCCGAGGGTATGCGGGATTTCGGCGTCACCAACTACATCGTCAACGCCGAAAAGCTCTCAAAGGAGGAAATACGCACTTCCTTCACCATGATGCTGGTGGTCGCCATCATCCTTACGACCGCCTTCGTCGTGACGGCGGGCCTCTATGCCGACTTCGCCCACGAACCGCGTCTGGAGAACTTCGTCCGCACCGTGGCGTTCGGCTATCTGTTCTCCAGCATCGGCTCGCCGATCGTCGCTCTGCTTCGCCGCGACCTGAAGTTCTGGAACATCGCGGCCATCAACCTGGGCTCTGCACTGGTCGGCAACATCACCACCACTGGCTTGGTGATGATGGGCTTCGGTTATATGAGCTTCGCCTGGGGTTCGCTGAGCTATCCGCTCTCCACCTTCGTTTTTGCCGTCCTCATGCGCCCGGACCTGTCCATCTTCCGGATCGAGTTCACCAAATGGCGCGAGATTCTGGCGTTCGGCGGGTTCAACACCGCTACCGGCCTTCTGACCACCCTCGGCGAGGTCATTCCGACCTTCATGCTGGGCCGGGCCAGCGGCAGCACCGATGTCGGTCTCTACAGCCGAGCTCAACAGGTCACGCAGATGCCCAGCCGTTTGGTCATATCGGCTATCTCCGCGGTGGCCCTGCCAGGGTTCGCCGCCTATGCGCGCACGGGGCGTCCCCTCAAGGCCCCCTATCTCAAAGCCGCCGCCAGTCTGACCGCGTTCCACTGGCCCGGCCTGGCGATGGTCATCCTCTTAGCCTATCCCCTGGTGCACATCCTACTGGGACCACAATGGGACACCTCCATCCCGCTGGTGCAGGTGATGGCGGCGGCCACCATGCTCTGCTTCCCCGTCCCACTGATGTTTCCAGCCCTGGTAGCCGCCGGCGGGATCCGAGACACGGCCAAGGCGTGGATCATTTCCCTGCCGATCACGAGCCTGATCATGATCCTGGCGGCCCAGCATGGCCCCTTTGTCCTGGCGCTCTCGATCTTCGCCACCACGCCGATTCAAGTGGGCGTTGGCCTCTGGTTCCTGATGCGCCGGCTGAAATTGAGCGTCGGTGAATATCTGCGCGCGCTTGTGCCCAGCGCCGTCGCCACCCTCGCCACGGCGCTGGGTCCGCTCGTTGTCATCGGACTGAACGGTCTCGACATGGATCTATCGGTCTTGCAGGCGGTCCTGGGCGGGGGGCTTGGCGCAGTACTTTGGTTCCTGGCCATGGGCTGGACCCGTCATCCCTTTGCCGCCGAACTGGCTTATTTGCTAGGCAGGGTGCAAGCCTTGGCGCCTGCGTGCCTGCGAGCTCCCTTTGCCCTCATCCGGCGCTTCCTGGGTGAGGACACCGAACAGGGGCGGGCGCCTGCGCCGGCCGACGCGGACAGCAAAACAAATACTCCGCTCCGTCGGGGCGGCGTGCAATCTGTCTGGTCTGTGGTCAAAGGGCGGTCGACCGCTTCTTCGAACGATCGCCTGGATGGCAGACAAGCACTGACCGCAGGGGGAATCGGTGATGAACCACTCTGA